The proteins below come from a single Metarhizium brunneum chromosome 1, complete sequence genomic window:
- the arp5 gene encoding Actin-like protein arp5, translating into MAPSAIDDPKQPRPDGKAYPPANIFPVKETRFEKYIEPQADGYKKAFEQHKGNAAIVIDNGSSAIRAGWSFESAPRFSIPPIMSKYRDRKLGKTFSFAGSDCYADTTARGHIRGAFEAGTGIVSNWDVMEHVLDYVFLKLGLNESSDGVDVPIVMTEAVANLPYSRKSMTEIIFECYGAPSLAYGIDSLFSYRQNKGNTGLVVSSSYTSTHIIPVYNAKAMLGQAIRLNWGGYHGAEYLLKLIRLKYPAFNAKLNVSQAEHMIRDHFYVSKNYDEEITSYLDWTGLEDRDVVIQYPYTEEVVVQKTEEELARIAERKKESGRRLQQQAAKMRLEKLMKKEQDLEYYKNLQAKLVDETKKEIRRQLDSHEIKDENQLDKIVKELEKSIKKARTKDVGGDPEEDQEQPNFDLLDVPDDQLDEAQIKQKRQQRLMKSNHDARARAKAEKEAEKARVAEEERLDKERRENDLDNWLEEKRQARLRTLQKIKERDRLKADLGNRKSLASQIRMKSIANLASDNPTKKRRRGGDDDDFGANDDDWGVYRQIAVGENSEDEQEEEDLATNLKNLEQELLQYDPDFDYEQTQEAQSDWSKSLLHAFARGPRPFDPASQAQLSQIHLNVERIRVPEIVFRPSIAGVDQAGIIEIAGDMLNQRLSGMPDRDALLKDIFLTGGNTVFQNFDERVREGLRALLPADSELKVRRAQDALLDAWKGAAGWAGTPAWKAATITREEYREKGPEYIKEHDMGNSYA; encoded by the exons ATGGCTCCCTCTGCGATAGACGACCCAAAGCAACCACGGCCGGACGGGAAGGCGTATCCTCCTGCCAACATCTTCCCCGTCAAAGAGACTCGCTTCGAAAAGTACATTGAGCCTCAGGCTGATGGATACAAGAAGGCGTTTGAGCAACACAAGGGCAATGCTGCCATCGTGATTGACAATG GGTCTTCAGCCATTCGCGCCGGGTGGTCATTCGAGTCGGCACCGCGATTCAGCATACCCCCGATAATGTCCAAGTATCGCGACCGCAAGCTTGGCAAGACTTTCTCATTCGCCGGGTCCGACTGCTATGCCGACACGACAGCTCGAGGCCATATCCGGGGGGCATTCGAAGCGGGCACTGGCATCGTGAGCAACTGGGACGTCATGGAGCATGTTCTCGACTATGTGTTTCTCAAACTGGGACTGAACGAATCAAGCGACGGAGTAGACGTCCCCATCGTCATGACAGAGGCAGTCGCCAACTTGCCATATTCAAGAAAAT CAATGACTGAAATCATCTTCGAATGCTACGGTGCACCATCGCTGGCGTACGGCATTGACTCTCTCTTTTCGTATCGACAAAACAAGGGCAACACAGGCCTCGTGGTCTCATCATCCTACACTTCAACGCACATAATCCCAGTATACAACGCGAAAGCGATGCTCGGACAGGCAATACGGCTCAACTGGGGAGGATACCATGGCGCCGAATATCTCCTCAAACTCATCCGCTTAAAATACCCAGCCTTCAACGCCAAACTAAACGTCTCACAGGCTGAGCACATGATTAGAGACCACTTTTACGTGTCAAAGAATTACGATGAAGAAATCACAAGCTACCTAGACTGGACAGGTCTAGAAGACAGAGACGTCGTCATTCAGTACCCCTACACGGAGGAAGTTGTTGTTCAAAAAACCGAGGAGGAACTTGCTAGGATAGCGGAGCGTAAAAAGGAGAGTGGTCGTCGGTTACAACAACAGGCCGCCAAGATGCGACTGGAAAAgctgatgaagaaggaaCAAGATCTCGAGTACTACAAGAATCTCCAAGCCAAGCTCGTTGACGAAACCAAGAAGGAAATCCGCCGTCAGCTAGACAGCCACGAGATCAAGGATGAAAACCAACTCGACAAAATCGTCAAGGAACTGGAAAAGTCCATCAAGAAGGCGCGCACAAaggacgtcggcggcgacccTGAAGAAGACCAGGAGCAGCCCAACTTTGACCTCCTTGACGTCCCCGACGACCAGCTCGACGAGGCGCAAATCAAGCAGAAGCGCCAACAGCGACTCATGAAATCCAACCACGACGCTCGGGCACGTGCCAAAGCTGAAAAGGAAGCTGAAAAGGCACGAGTCGCTGAGGAGGAGCGTCTCGACAAGGAACGCCGGGAAAATGATCTCGACAACTGGCTCGAAGAGAAGCGCCAAGCTCGTCTCCGGACCCTCCAAAAGATCAAGGAGCGCGACCGCCTCAAAGCCGACCTAGGCAACCGCAAGTCTCTCGCCTCTCAGATCCGCATGAagagcatcgccaacctcGCATCCGACAACCCCACCAAGAAGCGTCGCCGCGGCGGAGACGACGATGACTTTggcgccaacgacgacgactgggGCGTATATCGCCAAATCGCCGTCGGCGAGAACAGCGAAGACGaacaggaagaagaagacctcGCCACCAACCTCAAGAACCTCGAGCAGGAGCTCCTCCAGTACGATCCAGACTTTGACTACGAGCAAACTCAGGAAGCACAATCAGACTGGTCCAAGTCCCTCCTGCACGCATTCGCACGCGGCCCGCGGCCCTTTGACCCAGCCTCCCAGGCACAGCTCAGCCAAATCCATCTCAACGTGGAGCGCATCCGCGTCCCGGAGATTGTGTTCCGCCCGTCCATAGCAGGCGTCGACCAGGCGGGCATTATTGAAATCGCAGGGGACATGCTGAACCAGCGCCTGAGCGGGATGCCTGACCGCGACGCACTCCTAAAGGACATCTTCCTCACGGGTGGGAACACCGTGTTCCAGAACTTTGACGAGCGAGTTCGCGAAGGGCTGAGGGCGCTGCTGCCTGCTGACTCGGAGTTGAAGGTGCGTCGAGCGCAGGATGCCTTGCTGGATGCATGGAAGGGCGCGGCGGGTTGGGCAGGGACGCCAGCGTGGAAGGCAGCCACCATTACGAGGGAGGAGTATCGCGAAAAGGGACCAGAATATATCAAG GAGCATGATATGGGCAACTCGTATGCTTAA
- the GOT1 gene encoding Protein transport protein GOT1: protein MSTEIGVVFCSGGGLFLIGGVMLFFDRAMLAMGNILFLIGLTIIIGPQKTLLFFARKQKAKGTAAFFAGLTMILMRWTFIGFLVEAYGIVILFGDFLGTIAGFARGIPVVGPYIGMVVDRIGLGRRNAELPV from the exons ATGTCTACAGAAATAGGGGTGGTCTTCTGCTCCGGCG GAGGCCTGTTCCTCATCGGAGGAGTAATGCTCTTCTTTGATCGCGCCAT GCTTGCCATGGGAAAT ATCCTTTTCCTCATCGGCCTGACAATCATCATCGGCCCCCAGAAGACGCTCCTCTTCTTCGCGCGCAAACAAAAGGCCAAAGGCACAGCAGCCTTCTTTGCAGGTCTGACGATGATCTTGATGCGCTGGACTTTTATCGGCTTTTTAGTCGAGGCGTACGGAATAGTTATCCTGTTTGGAGATTTCTTGGGCACGATTGCCGGCTTTGCGAGGGGAATACCCGTTGTTGGGCCGTATATTGGCATGGTTGTCGATAGGATAGGACTGGGACGCCGAAATGCAGAGTTGCCGGTTTGA
- the cdc3 gene encoding Profilin, with product MSWQAYVDTSLVATGHIDKGAIVSAAGDSAWAASTDFQLKPEEMKAISAIVSGDAAAKDKAFAEGLYIAGSRYVMARADGRSIYARQFGFCFCGQGRLGVAIAKTKQAIVVGHHGETGVAGNASSTVEGLADYLIGQGY from the exons ATGTCGTGGCAAG CTTATGTCGACACCAG CCTTGTGGCTACCGGTCACATTGACAAGGGCGCCATTGTCAGCGCAGCCGGCGACAGCGCCTGGGCGGCTTCGACCGACTTCCAG CTTAAGCCCGAAGAGATGAAGGCCATTTCTGCTATTGTCAGCggcgacgccgccgccaaggacaaAGCCTTCGCGGAAGGTCTCTACATTGCCGGCAGCCGATACGTCATGGCCCGAGCCGATGGTCGGAGTATCTACGCCAGACAG TTTGGGTTTTGCTTCTGCGGACAGGGTCGATTGGGTGTTGCCAtcgccaagaccaagcagGCTATTGTTGTTGGCCACCACGGCGAGACTGGAGTCGCCGGCAATGCTAGCTCGACTGTCGAAGGACTGGCTGACTACCTTATTGGTCAGGGATACTAG
- the ies6 gene encoding Chromatin-remodeling complex subunit ies6: MATATPTEAQIQHQQLIEQLDIHSIHKTFRNQHWKPNQRRNKNLKAIVGDASRREASALATPQEGSGNATPARDDGLSTSGTSTPATTNGRDQAPNLAQASRSLSKLVLEKSLKPPGAIASAPTATYTNIESAPSLAHSKHYCDVTGLPAPYIDPKTRMRYHNKEIFALIRSLPQTSAEQFLEARGAHTVLK, from the coding sequence ATGGCTACCGCCACTCCCACTGAAGCCCAAatccagcaccagcagcttaTCGAGCAGCTCGACATCCATTCCATCCACAAGACCTTCCGAAACCAGCACTGGAAGCCCAACCAACGCCGAAACAAGAACCTCAAGGCCATTGTAGGCGATGCCTCTAGAAGAGAAGCGTCCGCTCTGGCGACCCCTCAGGAGGGAAGCGGGAATGCCACGCCCGCAAGAGACGATGGCTTGTCCACAAGCGGAACCTCTACACCTGCGACCACCAACGGCCGAGACCAGGCTCCTAATCTTGCTCAAGCATCACGGAGCCTTTCAAAGCTGGTACTTGAAAAGAGTTTGAAGCCACCGGGTGCGATTGCTTctgcgccgacggcgacatATACCAATATTGAATCAGCACCGTCATTGGCTCATTCCAAGCACTATTGCGATGTCACGGGCTTGCCTGCACCGTATATCGACCCCAAGACCCGAATGAGATATCATAACAAAGAGATCTTTGCTTTGATTCGGTCCCTGCCACAGACTTCTGCTGAACAGTTTCTTGAGGCTCGTGGTGCACATACCGTTCTGAAGTGA